The following coding sequences lie in one Zingiber officinale cultivar Zhangliang chromosome 2B, Zo_v1.1, whole genome shotgun sequence genomic window:
- the LOC122048228 gene encoding calcium-dependent protein kinase 13-like: MVYGFLYCAKSYQKTLATLNFAGERFSEIVGSPYYMAPEVLKWNYGPEIDIWSAGVILYILLCGVPPFWAETEQGVAQAILRGVIDFKREPWPSISDSAKNLVRLMLEPDPKLRLTAKQGSLS, translated from the exons ATGGTGTATGGCTTCTTGTACTGCGCGAAGTCCTACCAGAAGACCCTCGCCACTTTGAACTTCGCAG GTGAAAGATTTTCTGAGATAGTTGGAAGCCCTTATTACATGGCTCCAGAAGTTTTAAAATGGAATTATGGACCAGAAATTGATATATGGAGTGCTGGAGTTATACTCTATATCTTACTGTGTGGAGTTCCACCATTTTGGGCTG AAACTGAACAGGGAGTTGCTCAAGCAATTCTTAGGGGCGTAATAGATTTCAAACGGGAACCATGGCCTAGTATTTCTGACAGTGCTAAAAATTTAGTTCGGCTGATGTTGGAACCTGATCCCAAGCTTCGGTTAACTGCAAAGCAAGGCAGTCTTTCATGA